One window of the Paenibacillus beijingensis genome contains the following:
- the mutL gene encoding DNA mismatch repair endonuclease MutL, with product MGIIRVLDEQLANQIAAGEVVERPASVVKELVENAVDAGATTIDIAVEEGGLQLIRVTDNGSGIQHEDMEIAFSRHATSKIQSDRDLFRIASLGFRGEALPSIAAVARVSCVSSAEDSGLGRLIRMEGGKLTADEHAGASQGTDMSVSDLFFNTPARLKYMKSIQTELGHISDYVYRIALAHPGIAFSLTHNGGSLLRTRGDGDRLQVIAAVYGTNTAKAMIPVQGDHPDYDLQGFISKPELTRANRNGITTIVNGRYIRSYAVQQALLQAYHTLLPINRFPLAVLEIGMHPGLVDVNVHPSKLEVRFSKEAELREFVEHVAGEALGKRRHIPGPDAGRAENSKPVFKQEEIRFHRPESAFAPDRANAGGTGRKPAEPGWAPKGYRNDRRDDAPASPPIPRDAAERLYGRVQPEGALFREAGADWTAGRLPARAADANAETVAAETAAASAAASPLQAAPYPDADEKKNAADSSAILSDDGAAIFSGDSAAVPSEDSAAVRSADSAAGTYAAETGTATEGAGDFPELSWVGQLHGTYLIAQNADGMYLIDQHAAHERINYEYYYRKFGTPLAASQQLIVPFTLEYTSSEAANLTQLLPLLTEAGVELEPFGTNAFLVRSHPEWLPKGDEQSVIAEIVEWVLSEKKAVDIAKLREKSAILCSCKASIKANDRMNREEGEFLLARLAACSQPYTCPHGRPILVHISTYQLEKMFKRVM from the coding sequence ATGGGCATCATTCGGGTGCTGGACGAGCAGCTGGCTAACCAGATTGCGGCCGGCGAAGTGGTCGAAAGGCCGGCATCGGTCGTGAAGGAGCTGGTGGAAAACGCGGTTGACGCGGGGGCGACGACAATTGACATTGCCGTAGAGGAAGGCGGTCTGCAGCTGATCCGGGTGACGGACAACGGCTCGGGCATTCAGCATGAAGATATGGAGATCGCCTTTAGCAGGCATGCAACGAGCAAAATTCAATCCGACCGCGATTTGTTCCGGATCGCAAGTCTCGGCTTTAGAGGAGAGGCGCTGCCAAGTATCGCGGCGGTGGCGCGCGTAAGCTGCGTCTCATCGGCCGAAGACAGCGGACTCGGGCGGCTGATCCGGATGGAAGGCGGCAAGCTGACCGCCGACGAGCATGCAGGCGCCTCGCAAGGGACGGACATGAGCGTCAGCGATCTCTTCTTCAACACCCCCGCCCGGCTGAAATATATGAAATCGATCCAGACCGAGCTGGGGCATATATCGGACTATGTGTACCGGATTGCGCTGGCGCACCCGGGCATCGCTTTTTCGCTCACCCACAACGGCGGTTCGCTGCTGCGCACGCGCGGAGACGGCGACCGTCTGCAGGTGATCGCGGCCGTCTACGGAACGAATACGGCCAAAGCGATGATACCGGTCCAGGGCGACCACCCGGATTACGATCTGCAAGGATTCATATCCAAGCCGGAGCTTACACGGGCGAACCGCAACGGGATCACGACGATTGTGAACGGGCGATACATACGCAGTTATGCGGTGCAGCAGGCGCTGCTCCAGGCTTATCATACGCTGCTGCCGATTAACCGGTTTCCTTTGGCCGTGCTGGAAATCGGCATGCATCCGGGGCTGGTCGACGTAAACGTTCATCCGTCCAAGCTGGAGGTGCGCTTCAGCAAAGAGGCGGAGCTGCGGGAGTTCGTCGAGCACGTCGCAGGGGAAGCGCTAGGCAAAAGGCGCCATATCCCCGGCCCGGATGCAGGACGCGCGGAAAATTCCAAGCCGGTATTTAAGCAGGAAGAGATCCGCTTTCACCGGCCGGAATCCGCGTTTGCCCCGGACCGGGCAAATGCGGGAGGCACCGGCCGCAAGCCGGCAGAGCCGGGCTGGGCGCCAAAAGGTTACCGGAACGACCGCAGGGACGATGCGCCGGCTTCGCCGCCGATTCCCCGCGACGCCGCGGAGCGGCTCTACGGGCGGGTGCAACCGGAAGGGGCGCTCTTCCGGGAAGCGGGCGCCGATTGGACGGCGGGACGGTTGCCGGCCCGGGCAGCAGACGCAAATGCGGAAACCGTCGCAGCGGAAACTGCGGCGGCAAGCGCCGCCGCTTCGCCGCTGCAGGCTGCGCCTTATCCCGATGCGGACGAAAAAAAGAACGCCGCGGACAGCTCTGCGATCCTCTCCGACGACGGTGCCGCGATCTTCTCCGGCGACAGTGCTGCGGTCCCCTCCGAAGACAGTGCTGCCGTCCGTTCCGCGGACAGCGCTGCCGGCACTTATGCGGCCGAAACGGGTACCGCCACCGAAGGCGCCGGCGACTTTCCGGAATTGTCATGGGTCGGCCAGCTGCACGGCACCTATCTGATCGCGCAAAATGCGGACGGCATGTATTTGATCGACCAGCATGCCGCGCACGAGCGAATCAACTATGAATATTATTACCGCAAGTTCGGCACTCCCCTAGCTGCGAGCCAGCAGCTGATCGTGCCGTTTACGCTCGAGTATACGAGCTCGGAGGCTGCAAATCTTACCCAGCTGCTGCCGCTGCTGACGGAGGCCGGAGTCGAGCTCGAGCCTTTCGGCACGAATGCGTTTCTCGTCCGCTCGCACCCCGAATGGCTTCCGAAAGGCGACGAACAGTCCGTTATCGCCGAGATCGTCGAATGGGTGCTGTCTGAAAAAAAAGCGGTCGACATTGCAAAGCTGCGCGAGAAATCGGCCATATTATGCTCGTGCAAGGCGTCGATTAAAGCGAACGACCGGATGAACAGGGAAGAAGGGGAATTCCTGCTTGCGCGGCTCGCCGCCTGCAGCCAGCCGTATACGTGCCCGCACGGCCGCCCCATTCTCGTCCATATATCAACCTATCAACTGGAAAAAATGTTTAAGCGGGTGATGTAA
- the mutS gene encoding DNA mismatch repair protein MutS, producing MASYTPMIEQYLAVKEEAKDAFLFFRLGDFYELFFQDAVLAARELDITLTGRAGGAEEKIPMCGVPYHSADNYIARLIEKGYKVAICEQVEDPAAAKGVVRREIVRVVTPGTVMESKSLTDEANNFIVSAAAEGASYAIAACDLTTGELYVTSCEESFDPLVDELGVYHPAEIVTEAAMTEQLRNRTASWNRLVLLSERAPMDKDRLEAHFSEDQLSGLAAIRVKAVALLLAYLDETQKRSLAHVRSVRSYEPSHYLVLDPFTRRNLELTETVQSRSKKGSLLWLLDKTETSMGARLLRRWIDKPLLSRDPVEKRLEAVDKLCSDLILREDVRRELDGIYDLERLVGRVAFGSANGRDLNALKQSLRHVPALRELCAVSGSATLAALVARIDDCRDLADTIETVVIDDPPVSVRDGGLIRSGYDEYLDRLRGASTDGKKWLADLERREREATGIKSLKIGYNKVFGYFLEVSKANLSLLPEGRYERKQTLANAERFVTPELKEKERLILEAEEKMVDVEYRIFMELRDHLASQLHRLQKLAEMIATLDALQSLATVSAERRYVKPQLTDGYDLIVEQGRHPVVEAVMEGKPFIANGTALTAEEASMLLITGPNMAGKSTYMRQVALICIMAQIGCFVPAKSAVVPLLDRIFTRIGAADDLIGGQSTFMVEMKDIQIMTSKATPRSLVIIDELGRGTSTAEGMSIAQAVIEYVHHRIGCKALVSTHFHELAHLEETLPKLRNACMAVRESDGDVTFLRRLVPGAASTSYGIYCARLAGLPERIIDRAYELLEDANAGHASDAAIDEAEGTDGETAARKQPAYAGAASGALLQGSAAREASAAAEDAATAASGKSGSHDAYEPGYSRDPQLAQAIAADRTAATETSAIKETAAGPESYAMKETAAAAGAERSGEIVQLSIFDDPALTELSVSKRRGSAKAEQLAEGLRKLDLLNMTPLQAIQWLSDMKSKLAE from the coding sequence ATGGCTAGTTATACCCCGATGATAGAACAATATCTTGCCGTCAAGGAGGAAGCGAAGGACGCCTTTCTGTTTTTCCGCCTTGGCGATTTTTACGAGCTGTTTTTTCAGGATGCGGTTTTAGCCGCCCGCGAGCTCGATATTACGCTGACCGGCAGAGCCGGAGGCGCGGAGGAAAAAATTCCGATGTGCGGCGTTCCCTACCATTCGGCCGACAACTATATCGCGCGGCTGATCGAAAAAGGATATAAAGTCGCCATCTGCGAGCAGGTGGAGGATCCGGCGGCGGCCAAAGGCGTCGTGCGCCGCGAAATCGTGCGCGTCGTTACGCCGGGCACGGTCATGGAAAGCAAGTCGCTGACGGATGAGGCGAACAACTTTATCGTATCGGCCGCCGCGGAGGGCGCATCCTATGCGATTGCCGCCTGCGATTTGACGACGGGCGAGCTGTATGTGACGTCGTGCGAAGAAAGCTTTGACCCGCTTGTCGATGAACTGGGCGTGTATCACCCGGCGGAAATTGTGACGGAAGCCGCGATGACGGAGCAGCTGCGGAACCGGACCGCGTCCTGGAACCGTCTGGTGCTGCTGTCCGAGCGCGCTCCGATGGACAAAGACCGTCTGGAGGCACATTTCTCGGAAGATCAGCTGAGCGGTTTGGCGGCAATCCGCGTGAAGGCGGTCGCTCTCCTGCTCGCTTACTTGGACGAGACGCAAAAAAGATCGCTCGCCCACGTCCGCTCCGTCCGCAGCTATGAACCGAGCCATTATCTCGTGCTGGACCCGTTTACGCGGCGCAATCTGGAGCTGACGGAAACGGTGCAGAGCCGTTCGAAGAAAGGCTCGCTGCTGTGGCTGCTCGATAAGACGGAAACGTCGATGGGCGCGCGGCTGCTGCGGCGCTGGATCGACAAGCCGCTGCTCAGCCGGGATCCGGTGGAGAAGCGGCTCGAAGCGGTGGACAAGCTTTGCTCCGATTTGATTTTGCGCGAAGATGTCCGGCGGGAGCTGGACGGCATTTACGATTTGGAACGGCTTGTCGGGCGGGTCGCCTTCGGCTCGGCGAACGGACGGGATTTGAACGCGCTCAAGCAGTCGCTGCGTCACGTGCCGGCGCTGCGCGAGCTATGCGCCGTGTCGGGCTCGGCGACGCTGGCGGCGCTCGTTGCGCGTATTGACGATTGCCGCGATTTGGCGGATACGATTGAAACGGTCGTCATCGACGATCCCCCGGTTTCCGTCCGCGACGGCGGACTGATTCGCTCGGGTTATGACGAGTATCTCGACCGTCTGCGCGGGGCGAGCACGGACGGCAAAAAGTGGCTGGCCGACCTGGAACGCCGGGAGCGGGAAGCGACCGGCATCAAATCGCTCAAAATCGGCTATAACAAAGTATTCGGCTATTTCTTGGAAGTGTCGAAGGCGAACCTGTCGCTGCTGCCCGAAGGCCGCTACGAACGGAAGCAGACGCTCGCGAACGCCGAGCGGTTCGTTACGCCGGAGCTGAAGGAGAAAGAGCGCCTGATTCTGGAAGCCGAAGAAAAAATGGTCGACGTGGAATACCGCATTTTTATGGAGCTGAGGGATCATCTGGCCTCGCAGCTGCACCGTTTGCAGAAGCTGGCGGAGATGATCGCGACGCTGGACGCGCTGCAGTCGCTGGCGACGGTCAGCGCGGAGCGGCGGTACGTGAAGCCGCAGCTGACGGACGGTTACGATCTGATCGTGGAGCAGGGGCGGCACCCGGTCGTCGAAGCGGTCATGGAAGGGAAGCCGTTTATTGCGAACGGAACGGCGCTGACCGCGGAAGAAGCTTCGATGCTGCTCATTACCGGCCCGAACATGGCTGGCAAGAGCACTTATATGCGGCAGGTCGCGCTCATTTGCATCATGGCGCAGATCGGCTGTTTTGTGCCGGCCAAATCCGCCGTTGTCCCGCTGCTCGACCGGATTTTCACGCGCATCGGGGCGGCGGACGACTTGATCGGCGGGCAGAGCACGTTTATGGTCGAAATGAAAGATATCCAGATTATGACTTCCAAGGCGACGCCGCGCAGCCTCGTCATTATCGACGAGCTCGGCCGCGGCACCTCCACGGCGGAAGGAATGTCAATTGCGCAGGCGGTGATCGAATACGTTCATCACCGGATCGGATGCAAGGCGCTCGTATCGACCCATTTTCACGAATTGGCTCATTTGGAAGAAACGCTGCCGAAGCTGCGCAACGCCTGCATGGCGGTGCGCGAGAGCGACGGCGACGTGACGTTTCTGCGGCGTCTTGTTCCGGGTGCGGCAAGCACCAGCTACGGCATCTATTGCGCGCGCCTCGCCGGCCTGCCCGAGCGGATTATCGACCGGGCGTACGAGCTGCTGGAGGACGCTAACGCGGGACATGCTTCCGATGCCGCGATTGACGAGGCGGAAGGTACGGACGGAGAGACGGCAGCCCGAAAGCAGCCTGCTTATGCGGGTGCGGCAAGCGGGGCGCTGCTGCAGGGAAGCGCGGCCCGGGAAGCTTCGGCCGCAGCGGAGGACGCAGCCACGGCTGCCAGCGGGAAATCCGGTTCGCACGATGCATATGAGCCGGGATATAGCCGGGATCCGCAGCTCGCGCAGGCCATCGCCGCTGACCGAACCGCCGCTACGGAAACGTCCGCGATAAAAGAAACGGCGGCTGGCCCGGAATCGTATGCGATGAAAGAGACTGCGGCTGCCGCCGGCGCCGAACGCAGCGGAGAGATTGTGCAGCTTTCGATTTTTGACGATCCGGCGCTGACGGAGCTTTCGGTTTCGAAGCGGAGGGGCAGCGCCAAAGCCGAGCAGCTCGCGGAAGGGCTGCGCAAGCTCGATCTGCTGAATATGACGCCGCTGCAGGCGATTCAGTGGCTGAGCGATATGAAATCGAAGCTGGCGGAATAA